A genomic segment from Triplophysa dalaica isolate WHDGS20190420 chromosome 22, ASM1584641v1, whole genome shotgun sequence encodes:
- the LOC130411376 gene encoding probable G-protein coupled receptor 21 → MNGTELNQTTEPFCLLNIGYSHIFNTCLLELAVILFLTVLIISGNLVVMFVFHCAPLLSHHTTSSFIQTMAYADFLVGVSCLIPSLSLLYHLEGLNEELTCMVFSYMVCVLKSVSMTSLACISVDRYVAITRPLSYAALVTPCRLRTCIALIWLYSALIFLPTFFGWGKPGYHGDVFRWCSSWDTQPLFTAFIVAALYAPAAFTVCFTYAHIFRICRQHTRQISERRARFGPQEPEPGEQACTDKRYATVLFRITSVFYLLWLPYIIYFLLESAGIYHNAVASFLTTWLAISNSFCNCLIYSLSNSAFRKGLKRLCLLCLQRRDTKKPLGDPQGLQRPACHV, encoded by the coding sequence ATGAACGGAACTGAGCTGAACCAAACCACAGAACCCTTCTGCCTGCTGAACATTGGCTACTCCCATATCTTCAACACCTGTCTGCTGGAATTAGCAGTTATTCTCTTTTTGACAGTGCTCATCATCTCCGGGAACTTGGTGGTTATGTTTGTATTCCATTGCGCTCCGTTGCTCAGCCATCATACCACTAGCTCCTTCATACAGACGATGGCGTACGCAGACTTTCTGGTCGGGGTCAGCTGTCTCATCCCTTCACTGTCTCTCCTGTACCACCTGGAGGGTTTGAACGAGGAACTCACCTGCATGGTCTTTAGCTACATGGTCTGCGTTTTGAAGAGCGTCTCCATGACCTCACTGGCATGCATCAGTGTCGACCGTTATGTTGCCATCACCCGGCCTCTTTCCTACGCAGCTCTGGTCACGCCTTGCCGACTTCGCACCTGCATTGCCCTCATTTGGCTATACTCCGCGCTCATCTTTTTGCCTACTTTTTTTGGTTGGGGCAAGCCGGGATACCACGGCGATGTCTTCAGGTGGTGTTCCTCCTGGGACACTCAGCCCCTCTTTACCGCCTTTATTGTCGCAGCCCTCTACGCACCGGCTGCTTTTACCGTTTGCTTCACCTACGCTCACATCTTCCGGATCTGTCGGCAGCATACTCGGCAAATTAGTGAGCGGAGAGCACGCTTCGGCCCGCAGGAGCCTGAGCCGGGTGAGCAAGCATGTACGGACAAACGCTACGCTACCGTACTCTTCCGCATCACCAGTGTGTTCTATCTGCTTTGGCTACCCTACATCATCTACTTTTTGTTGGAGAGCGCTGGGATATACCACAATGCCGTTGCATCTTTTCTGACCACATGGCTGGCCATCAGCAACAGTTTTTGCAACTGCCTCATCTACAGCCTGTCCAACAGCGCCTTCCGCAAGGGCCTCAAGCGCCTCTGTCTTCTTTGCCTGCAACGTAGGGACACCAAGAAGCCCCTGGGAGATCCACAGGGCCTTCAGCGCCCTGCCTGCCATGTGTAG